A region from the Arthrobacter roseus genome encodes:
- a CDS encoding class I SAM-dependent methyltransferase, which produces MAAENIVPLLTPEGWELLNSMGPYVEAESLAVSDKLRKAGHSPELVSAALTQARLRMKARTKFGPFSDQMIFSQAGLEQATRFTVAARHAQRYVTAGITKIADLGCGIGADSMAFASLDRHVTAVEADETTAAIATMNLMPWPDAVVVNGTAEEFDLEGHDGVWLDPARRTTSTSGTTRIFDPESFSPPLSFVEGLANRGLAVGVKLGPGIPHDSVPADCEAQWVSVNGDVTEAALWFNALARPGIRRAALVIGPAGAAEMTAETDYDPENQDVAVGAVEGYLYEPDGAVIRAGLVADTARSLGGHLLDPHIAYICAPTLIDTPFARAYKVLDVLPYNVKRLRTWVRENGIGILDIKKRGTAVTPEELRKQLLPGGTKRGTASATLVLTRIGEERIAVVVEPVPIPARAD; this is translated from the coding sequence ATGGCTGCCGAAAACATCGTCCCGCTCCTGACTCCCGAGGGCTGGGAGCTGCTCAATTCGATGGGGCCCTACGTCGAAGCTGAAAGCCTGGCGGTCAGCGACAAACTCCGCAAGGCCGGGCACTCTCCAGAGCTGGTGTCCGCAGCCCTCACCCAGGCACGGCTGAGGATGAAGGCTCGAACCAAGTTTGGACCGTTCTCAGACCAGATGATCTTCTCGCAGGCGGGCTTGGAACAGGCCACCCGTTTCACCGTTGCGGCCCGCCACGCGCAACGCTATGTGACCGCCGGAATTACCAAAATTGCGGACCTGGGCTGCGGCATCGGAGCCGATTCCATGGCATTCGCGAGCCTGGACCGGCACGTCACAGCCGTCGAGGCAGATGAGACCACAGCCGCAATAGCCACCATGAACCTCATGCCCTGGCCGGACGCGGTGGTGGTCAACGGCACCGCCGAAGAGTTTGACCTTGAAGGGCACGACGGCGTGTGGCTGGACCCGGCACGCCGGACCACGTCCACCTCAGGCACCACCAGAATCTTTGACCCGGAATCCTTTTCCCCTCCACTGTCATTCGTTGAGGGGCTCGCGAATCGCGGACTGGCCGTTGGTGTCAAGCTGGGCCCCGGCATTCCCCATGACTCCGTGCCAGCCGACTGCGAGGCACAATGGGTGTCCGTCAACGGCGACGTCACTGAAGCGGCGCTCTGGTTCAACGCTCTCGCCCGACCCGGTATTCGGCGCGCAGCCCTGGTCATTGGCCCTGCCGGTGCCGCCGAGATGACCGCTGAAACGGATTACGACCCCGAGAATCAGGATGTCGCCGTCGGCGCCGTGGAAGGGTATCTGTACGAACCCGACGGCGCCGTCATCCGGGCTGGCCTTGTCGCCGACACCGCCCGGAGCCTCGGCGGGCACCTGTTGGACCCACACATCGCCTACATTTGCGCACCGACCCTGATCGACACACCGTTTGCCAGGGCCTACAAGGTTCTGGACGTGCTGCCCTACAACGTCAAACGACTCCGCACCTGGGTTCGGGAGAACGGCATCGGCATCTTGGACATCAAAAAGCGCGGCACCGCCGTCACACCGGAGGAGCTCAGAAAGCAGTTGTTGCCCGGCGGGACCAAACGCGGCACTGCCTCTGCCACGCTGGTACTGACCCGGATTGGAGAGGAGAGGATCGCCGTCGTCGTCGAACCTGTCCCCATCCCTGCCAGAGCCGACTGA
- the tsaD gene encoding tRNA (adenosine(37)-N6)-threonylcarbamoyltransferase complex transferase subunit TsaD: MTDPDGPLILGIESSCDETGVGIVRGRQLLANAVASSMEEHVRFGGVIPEIASRAHLDAFLPTLQQALNDARVSLEDIDAIAVTSGPGLSGALMVGVSAAKALALAAGKPLYAINHLVAHVGVGLLDESFGGRPLPENLGALLVSGGHTEVLRVRSIASDVELLGSTIDDAAGEAYDKVARILGLGYPGGPAIDRLAQEGNPRAVRFPRGLTQPKYMGTAEEPGPHRYDWSFSGLKTAVARCVEHYEAAGEPVPVADVAASFQEAVVDVITTKAILACREHGITSLLLGGGVAANSRLRELAHERCSAAGITLHIPRPVLCTDNGAMVAALGAQIVAAGGQPSGLDFGTDSSMPVTTVYQ; the protein is encoded by the coding sequence ATGACTGACCCCGATGGCCCTCTGATCCTCGGCATCGAATCCTCGTGCGATGAAACAGGCGTCGGCATTGTTCGTGGTCGTCAACTGCTCGCCAACGCCGTTGCCTCGTCCATGGAGGAGCACGTCCGTTTCGGTGGAGTCATCCCTGAAATCGCGTCGCGGGCGCATCTCGACGCTTTCCTGCCCACGCTGCAGCAGGCGTTGAACGATGCCAGGGTTTCCCTCGAAGACATTGACGCCATTGCCGTCACCTCAGGTCCCGGACTATCCGGTGCCCTCATGGTCGGCGTCTCGGCGGCCAAGGCTCTCGCCCTCGCCGCCGGTAAACCGCTCTACGCCATCAACCACCTCGTGGCCCACGTGGGGGTGGGGCTGCTGGATGAATCCTTCGGTGGCCGTCCGCTGCCTGAGAACCTGGGTGCGCTGCTGGTCTCTGGCGGTCACACAGAAGTGTTGAGGGTCCGCAGTATTGCCTCCGACGTCGAGTTGCTGGGGTCCACTATCGACGACGCCGCCGGCGAGGCCTATGACAAGGTGGCACGCATTCTGGGGCTCGGATATCCCGGCGGTCCTGCCATCGACAGGTTGGCACAAGAAGGCAATCCGCGTGCGGTGCGCTTCCCTCGTGGACTGACGCAGCCCAAGTACATGGGCACGGCCGAGGAACCCGGGCCGCACCGTTACGACTGGTCATTCTCCGGCCTCAAGACTGCTGTTGCCCGCTGCGTGGAACACTATGAGGCGGCCGGGGAGCCCGTCCCGGTGGCCGACGTCGCCGCGTCCTTTCAGGAGGCGGTGGTGGATGTCATCACCACCAAGGCCATTCTGGCGTGCCGAGAACATGGGATCACTTCGTTGCTGCTCGGTGGGGGAGTGGCGGCGAACTCTCGTCTGCGGGAGCTGGCACACGAGCGTTGTTCCGCGGCCGGCATCACCCTGCATATTCCGCGACCGGTTCTCTGTACTGACAACGGGGCCATGGTGGCCGCGCTCGGAGCGCAGATTGTCGCCGCCGGTGGTCAACCGAGCGGCCTGGACTTCGGAACTGATTCGTCCATGCCGGTGACCACCGTCTACCAGTAA
- the tsaB gene encoding tRNA (adenosine(37)-N6)-threonylcarbamoyltransferase complex dimerization subunit type 1 TsaB codes for MLILSLDTSAIASAALVNDDGVLVSFASGDTRTHAEVLTPAVRDLLLAAGIDGTDLDAVVTGTGPGPFTGLRAGIATARTLAFVWNVPLFGLMSLEAIAADALTDARERGLDEYVVATDARRKEVYWARYSAMGNIPKLLEGPAVASPPELPALPVYGKGAGLYADALSAVQEFTDLQPSASSLGVVTLERIRNGTQSTDTTPLYLRESDAQVPGPRKRALS; via the coding sequence GTGCTGATTCTCTCCCTGGACACCTCCGCTATTGCCAGCGCGGCACTGGTGAACGACGACGGCGTTCTCGTCTCATTCGCGTCCGGGGATACCCGAACCCATGCTGAGGTACTGACACCCGCCGTCCGCGACCTGCTGTTGGCAGCCGGGATCGACGGCACGGACCTGGATGCTGTGGTCACGGGCACCGGGCCAGGGCCCTTCACCGGGTTGCGCGCCGGTATCGCGACGGCAAGGACGCTCGCATTTGTCTGGAACGTGCCACTCTTTGGGCTCATGAGCTTGGAAGCAATCGCCGCGGACGCACTGACGGATGCCCGGGAACGGGGGCTCGACGAGTACGTGGTAGCAACGGACGCCCGACGCAAGGAAGTGTACTGGGCACGGTACAGCGCCATGGGGAATATCCCTAAGCTCCTCGAGGGACCAGCGGTTGCGTCGCCGCCGGAGCTTCCAGCCCTGCCCGTCTACGGAAAAGGGGCCGGGCTCTACGCGGACGCGCTGAGTGCCGTCCAAGAGTTCACCGACCTGCAGCCCTCAGCCTCGTCACTGGGGGTCGTCACGCTGGAGCGGATCCGCAACGGAACACAGTCCACGGACACCACTCCTTTGTACCTGCGCGAATCTGACGCCCAGGTCCCCGGACCCCGAAAGCGGGCACTGTCATGA
- a CDS encoding aconitate hydratase, which produces MGPSTPQNVTQKIISEHLVDGEMTPGTEIGLRIDQTLTQDATGTMVMLELEAMGIERVQTELSAQYVDHNLLQTDEKNPEDHLFLQSAAQRYGLWFSKPGNGVSHPVHQARFGRPGAIMVGSDSHTCAAGAIGMLAIGVGGLEVAMAMAGEPLYVAMPEIWGVELTGELPDWVSAKDIILEMLRRHNVKGGVGRIIEYHGPGLAGLTAMDRHVIANMGAELGATTSVFPSDEEVLRFLTGAGRAEDFAEILADDGATYDVEETIDLSTLEPLIAKPSSPGNVVPVREVAGAEVYQVVVGSSANPGLRDFAVVAEILKGRQGHQAVSVDINPTSREILEDLSKGGWLFDLISAGARIHQSGCMGCIGMGQAPATGRNSLRTVPRNFPGRSGTDEDAVWLCSPETAAAAALTGVITDPRDLDMDYPRPALPSEPSINTAMLLEPLPPEEASHVELVKGSNIASLPEFDPLPDKIELPVLLKMGDNISTDEILPAGARVLPYRSNIPSISDFLFTQVDKTYATRAKEAEGGHMLIAGENYGQGSSREHAVIAPRYLGLRIVVAKSFARIHWQNLANFGVLALEFTDPADYDAVSKGSVLSFEGIHEQLKNNHEMTATLDDDRRLTLRHRLSPRQADMVLKGGRIATVAKQNVKPDEIVDA; this is translated from the coding sequence ATGGGACCGTCAACGCCGCAGAATGTGACCCAGAAGATCATCAGCGAGCATCTGGTGGACGGGGAGATGACGCCCGGCACTGAGATCGGGCTGAGAATCGATCAAACATTGACGCAGGACGCCACGGGCACCATGGTCATGCTCGAACTCGAAGCCATGGGAATCGAGCGCGTCCAGACCGAACTCTCTGCCCAATATGTTGACCATAACCTGCTCCAGACGGATGAGAAAAACCCGGAAGACCACCTGTTTCTGCAGTCTGCAGCGCAACGGTACGGCCTGTGGTTCTCGAAGCCGGGTAATGGTGTCTCGCACCCTGTCCACCAAGCACGCTTCGGGCGCCCGGGCGCCATCATGGTGGGCTCTGACTCGCACACCTGCGCTGCGGGCGCCATCGGCATGCTCGCCATCGGCGTCGGAGGTCTGGAAGTTGCCATGGCCATGGCCGGTGAACCGCTGTACGTAGCCATGCCCGAGATCTGGGGTGTGGAACTGACCGGCGAATTACCAGATTGGGTCTCCGCCAAGGACATCATCCTGGAAATGCTACGGCGTCACAACGTCAAGGGCGGCGTGGGACGGATCATCGAGTATCACGGTCCCGGGCTGGCTGGACTTACCGCTATGGACCGGCACGTCATCGCGAACATGGGCGCCGAGCTGGGCGCAACCACCAGCGTGTTCCCCAGCGATGAGGAAGTGCTCAGATTCCTCACAGGGGCCGGACGCGCAGAAGATTTCGCAGAAATTCTGGCCGACGACGGCGCCACCTACGACGTCGAAGAGACGATTGACCTCTCCACTTTGGAGCCGCTCATTGCCAAACCGTCCTCTCCCGGCAACGTAGTTCCCGTCCGGGAAGTCGCCGGCGCAGAGGTCTATCAGGTCGTCGTCGGGTCCTCTGCCAATCCGGGTCTGCGGGACTTCGCCGTCGTCGCCGAAATCCTCAAGGGCAGGCAGGGACACCAAGCGGTGTCAGTGGACATCAACCCGACGTCGCGCGAAATCCTTGAGGACCTCTCGAAGGGCGGATGGCTGTTCGATCTCATCTCCGCAGGTGCCAGAATTCATCAGTCCGGCTGCATGGGGTGTATCGGGATGGGTCAGGCACCAGCCACCGGGCGCAACAGTCTGCGCACCGTGCCACGCAACTTTCCCGGCCGGTCCGGAACGGATGAGGACGCCGTCTGGCTGTGCTCTCCGGAAACAGCTGCTGCAGCTGCGCTGACCGGGGTGATCACGGATCCACGGGACCTGGACATGGACTACCCGCGGCCGGCGCTGCCCTCCGAACCCAGCATCAACACAGCGATGCTGCTCGAGCCACTTCCTCCTGAAGAGGCCTCCCATGTTGAGCTGGTCAAGGGCTCCAACATCGCCTCGCTGCCGGAGTTTGACCCACTTCCGGACAAGATCGAGCTCCCTGTCCTCCTGAAAATGGGCGACAACATCTCGACCGACGAAATCCTGCCTGCCGGAGCCCGCGTACTGCCCTACCGCAGCAACATCCCCAGTATCTCCGATTTCCTCTTCACCCAGGTGGACAAAACCTACGCCACGCGCGCCAAGGAGGCGGAGGGTGGACACATGCTCATTGCGGGTGAGAACTACGGTCAGGGTAGCTCCCGCGAACACGCCGTCATCGCTCCGCGTTACCTTGGCCTGCGCATCGTCGTCGCGAAGTCCTTTGCACGGATTCACTGGCAGAACCTCGCAAACTTCGGTGTGCTCGCCCTTGAGTTCACCGATCCGGCAGACTACGACGCCGTCTCAAAGGGAAGCGTCCTGAGTTTCGAGGGTATCCACGAACAACTGAAGAACAACCACGAGATGACCGCCACGCTGGACGACGACCGACGGCTCACCCTGCGCCACCGGCTCTCGCCACGGCAGGCGGACATGGTCCTCAAGGGCGGCCGCATTGCCACGGTGGCCAAGCAGAACGTAAAACCGGACGAGATCGTCGACGCCTGA
- a CDS encoding glutamate--cysteine ligase → MKIEFAQSEQSTLGVEWEIALADAHTGELKSVADEVLRGVAANYPGLQQDDEHPHIKQELLLNTVEVVTGVCHTVSEAKADLARSVSALRDVTDKMGIELFSAGSHPFATPRSQPVTDKERYSKLIDRTQWWGQQMVIYGVHVHVGLDNRNKAMPVLDGLVNYFPHLQALSASSPFWGGEDTGYASQRALMFQQLPTAGLPFQFPDWSAYEAYVGDMFTTGVIDSASEIRWDVRPVANLGTVEMRICDGLSTLQEIGAVAAFTQCLVEESSQTLDAGGTIPTMPPWHVQENKWRAARYGMESIIILDAAGNEQLVTDHIMETLNRLEPIAQKLNCTRELADVETIVRNGAGYQRQRRIAKENNGDLRAVVRDLIAQMRAGSSA, encoded by the coding sequence ATGAAGATTGAGTTCGCCCAGTCAGAACAGTCCACACTCGGAGTTGAGTGGGAGATTGCTCTAGCAGACGCCCACACGGGCGAGCTCAAATCAGTGGCCGACGAGGTCCTCCGCGGAGTAGCCGCAAACTATCCTGGCCTGCAGCAGGACGATGAGCATCCGCACATCAAGCAGGAACTGTTACTGAACACGGTGGAAGTTGTCACCGGCGTCTGCCATACGGTTTCTGAGGCCAAAGCTGATCTGGCTCGTTCCGTTTCTGCTCTGCGCGATGTCACAGACAAGATGGGGATCGAACTGTTCTCTGCCGGGTCGCACCCCTTCGCGACACCGCGCTCCCAACCCGTCACCGACAAAGAACGTTATTCAAAACTCATAGACCGTACCCAGTGGTGGGGCCAGCAGATGGTCATCTACGGGGTCCACGTTCACGTCGGTCTGGACAACCGAAACAAGGCCATGCCCGTACTCGACGGGCTGGTCAACTACTTCCCTCACCTGCAGGCGCTTTCTGCCTCCTCACCGTTCTGGGGTGGCGAAGACACCGGCTACGCATCCCAGCGGGCGCTCATGTTTCAGCAGCTGCCCACGGCCGGTCTGCCCTTCCAGTTCCCGGACTGGTCAGCCTACGAAGCGTACGTCGGTGACATGTTCACCACCGGCGTCATCGACTCCGCTAGTGAGATCCGGTGGGACGTCCGGCCCGTAGCCAACCTCGGCACCGTCGAAATGCGGATCTGCGACGGTCTGTCCACGCTTCAGGAAATCGGCGCCGTCGCTGCCTTCACCCAGTGTCTGGTCGAAGAATCTTCACAGACGCTCGACGCCGGCGGAACCATTCCCACCATGCCGCCCTGGCACGTCCAGGAGAATAAGTGGCGGGCAGCCCGGTACGGCATGGAGTCCATCATCATTCTCGATGCGGCCGGCAACGAACAACTCGTCACAGACCACATCATGGAGACGCTGAACCGGCTCGAGCCCATCGCCCAGAAGCTGAACTGCACACGTGAACTAGCCGACGTCGAAACAATAGTCCGCAACGGTGCCGGCTACCAGCGCCAGCGTCGCATCGCCAAGGAAAACAACGGCGACCTACGGGCCGTGGTCCGCGATCTCATTGCGCAGATGCGGGCAGGCTCCAGCGCCTGA
- a CDS encoding carbohydrate kinase family protein encodes MQSIVPYMASPHRFDPLAASREDTTFDFDLLLTGSVSLDIIFTGLDSLPAPGTETWAGGMGSSPGGIANQAIAASRLGLRTSLASAFGDDAYGDFNWDILENQEHVDLSHSRKFEGWHSPVTVSMSVHQDRSMVSHGHPSPVPVARLLGRPPRCQAAVADVVPEPDQCSLDLHTAGTKLFGSVGWDSTETWPQASLDSLDRFHAFMPNSAEAMAYTRTDDPWRALYALADKVPVAVVTLGHQGAMAVDSVTGEEEWVPTLPVNAYDPTGAGDCFTAAFIMGDLAGWKLADRLAFANLCAALSVQEVGGSLAAPGWGDIADWWTAANRGGDKIRRQWLRRYSFLEDILAGVPREAARRASATVARYSDAGPGRGLKR; translated from the coding sequence ATGCAGAGTATTGTGCCGTATATGGCAAGCCCGCACCGTTTTGACCCACTCGCGGCCTCACGCGAGGACACCACATTCGACTTCGACCTGCTGCTGACCGGATCCGTATCGCTGGACATCATCTTCACCGGCCTCGACTCACTTCCCGCGCCCGGCACGGAAACGTGGGCCGGGGGCATGGGGTCCAGCCCCGGCGGCATCGCCAACCAAGCCATAGCAGCGAGCAGGCTCGGACTGCGGACCTCGCTTGCCTCGGCCTTTGGCGACGACGCGTACGGAGACTTCAACTGGGACATTCTGGAAAACCAGGAGCACGTTGATCTCTCACACTCCCGGAAATTCGAGGGTTGGCATTCGCCGGTGACGGTGTCCATGTCAGTGCACCAGGACCGCTCCATGGTCAGCCACGGGCACCCCTCGCCCGTGCCGGTCGCCCGCCTCCTGGGACGCCCGCCGCGCTGCCAGGCCGCTGTAGCAGACGTCGTACCTGAACCTGATCAGTGCTCGCTGGACTTGCACACGGCCGGAACCAAACTGTTCGGCAGCGTGGGCTGGGACTCCACCGAAACGTGGCCGCAGGCATCTCTGGACTCGCTGGACCGATTTCACGCTTTCATGCCCAACAGCGCCGAAGCCATGGCATACACCCGCACCGACGATCCGTGGCGCGCGCTCTACGCGCTCGCAGATAAGGTTCCCGTTGCCGTCGTGACGCTTGGGCATCAGGGCGCTATGGCCGTCGACTCTGTCACTGGAGAGGAGGAATGGGTTCCCACGCTGCCGGTCAACGCCTACGACCCCACGGGTGCCGGAGACTGCTTCACGGCCGCGTTCATCATGGGAGATCTCGCCGGGTGGAAATTGGCGGACAGGCTTGCCTTTGCCAATCTGTGTGCAGCATTGTCCGTCCAGGAAGTGGGCGGTTCCCTGGCCGCACCGGGTTGGGGCGACATTGCCGACTGGTGGACAGCAGCGAACCGGGGTGGCGATAAGATCCGGCGTCAATGGCTGCGTCGCTACAGCTTTCTGGAGGACATTCTTGCCGGCGTGCCGCGCGAGGCAGCACGGCGCGCCTCGGCCACGGTGGCCCGCTATTCCGACGCCGGTCCCGGCCGCGGCCTCAAGCGGTGA
- a CDS encoding maleylpyruvate isomerase family mycothiol-dependent enzyme — protein sequence MTNDTGAADEYRGLNATLSSVLVRVAEDDWNNDSPCTGWKAVDVLRHLISTQRTFLNERGIPLNEELRVDNDPVAAWSQHSAWVQDLLQDPKVSDKEYEGYFGTAKVGESMLRFYGFDMVVHRWDIARAAGFDDDFSREEMNMLEGAIAGFGESLYSKGICEPALDVPDTTDRQTLILAKLGRHADFSH from the coding sequence ATGACTAATGACACCGGCGCTGCCGACGAATACCGCGGCCTGAACGCAACCCTTTCCTCCGTCCTGGTCCGTGTGGCTGAGGACGACTGGAACAATGATTCGCCGTGCACGGGGTGGAAAGCCGTGGACGTGTTGAGGCATCTCATCTCCACGCAGCGCACTTTTCTGAATGAACGGGGAATTCCTCTAAACGAAGAGCTGCGCGTGGACAATGATCCGGTTGCGGCGTGGTCCCAGCACAGTGCCTGGGTCCAGGATCTGCTGCAGGATCCCAAGGTCAGCGACAAAGAGTACGAAGGCTACTTCGGGACGGCGAAAGTCGGGGAATCGATGCTGCGGTTCTACGGGTTCGACATGGTGGTGCACCGGTGGGATATTGCCCGGGCTGCAGGGTTCGACGACGACTTCTCCCGCGAAGAGATGAACATGCTCGAGGGTGCCATTGCGGGGTTCGGGGAGAGCCTCTACTCCAAAGGGATCTGCGAGCCCGCACTGGACGTGCCCGACACCACAGACCGGCAGACGCTGATTCTTGCGAAACTGGGACGCCACGCGGACTTCAGCCACTGA
- the tsaE gene encoding tRNA (adenosine(37)-N6)-threonylcarbamoyltransferase complex ATPase subunit type 1 TsaE, producing MSSPVWTAELVTADVELTRATAAEIGRTLAAGDVLLLTGELGAGKTTFTQGLGVGLGVRSGIISPTFVLVRIHPSITDGPQLVHVDAYRLTSAGEIDDLDLESTLDTSVTVIEWGEGRAEHLSPNRLHIHLARPTGGELPDFEADDDEPRTLQIEAFGPRWEGQRIQLG from the coding sequence ATGAGTTCCCCGGTGTGGACGGCTGAACTGGTCACTGCCGACGTCGAGCTGACGCGTGCTACTGCGGCCGAGATCGGACGTACTCTCGCTGCGGGAGATGTACTGCTGCTCACCGGCGAACTGGGGGCCGGGAAGACCACCTTCACCCAGGGGCTCGGCGTTGGTCTGGGCGTGCGCAGCGGCATCATTTCGCCAACTTTCGTGCTGGTGCGCATCCACCCCTCGATCACCGACGGGCCGCAACTGGTTCATGTTGACGCGTACCGGCTCACAAGTGCAGGCGAGATCGATGACCTGGACCTCGAATCCACCCTCGATACCTCCGTTACCGTCATCGAATGGGGGGAAGGACGCGCCGAGCACCTCTCGCCCAACAGACTCCATATCCACCTGGCGCGCCCCACGGGCGGCGAGTTACCGGATTTTGAAGCCGACGACGACGAACCACGCACCCTGCAGATCGAAGCCTTTGGACCCCGCTGGGAGGGCCAGCGGATCCAGCTCGGCTGA
- the alr gene encoding alanine racemase has protein sequence MTISPSAGYERQAIIDLDALRHNVRHFVDIAHPARVMAVVKADGYGHGAIQCARAAVEAGAAWLGVAHLSEALELRAAGIDAPVLAWLHTPSSPFPAAVEAGVDIGVSGWELDHVVAAARELERPARVHLKIDTGLGRNGCPPEKWEALVSSAMEHQEEGLLRVVGIFSHFAVADEPEREETDSQIERFREAVAVAEDAGVDVEVRHMANTPATLSRPDSHFDLVRVGAGIFGLSPFAGQKSAELGLRPAMTLKATVAGCKEVPAGQGVSYGLRYTTTEPTTLALVPLGYADGVPRASDGGPVAIDGKRYQVSGRIAMDQLVVDLKTNGIADTEKSVLGHDAVLFGGGPDDPGADDWAEAANTINYEIVTRIGSRVPRIYVGETE, from the coding sequence GTGACTATCTCCCCGTCAGCCGGCTATGAACGTCAGGCCATCATCGATCTCGACGCCCTGCGGCACAACGTACGGCATTTCGTCGACATCGCCCACCCAGCCAGAGTCATGGCCGTCGTCAAGGCTGACGGCTACGGTCACGGGGCGATCCAGTGCGCTCGCGCCGCTGTGGAGGCCGGTGCTGCGTGGTTGGGGGTCGCCCACCTCTCCGAGGCGCTGGAGCTCAGGGCCGCCGGCATTGACGCGCCCGTGCTGGCCTGGTTGCACACGCCGTCGAGCCCGTTCCCAGCGGCTGTCGAGGCAGGCGTGGACATCGGTGTCTCGGGATGGGAATTGGATCACGTTGTTGCTGCGGCCCGTGAACTGGAACGTCCCGCACGGGTTCACCTGAAGATCGATACCGGGCTGGGCCGCAATGGGTGCCCGCCGGAGAAGTGGGAAGCACTGGTCAGCAGTGCCATGGAACATCAGGAGGAAGGCCTTCTGCGGGTGGTTGGAATCTTCTCGCACTTCGCGGTGGCCGATGAGCCTGAACGGGAGGAAACGGATTCTCAGATTGAACGCTTCCGGGAGGCGGTTGCTGTCGCTGAGGATGCTGGAGTGGATGTGGAGGTGCGTCATATGGCCAACACTCCGGCCACCCTATCGCGGCCGGACTCACACTTTGACCTCGTGAGAGTGGGCGCCGGCATCTTTGGGCTCTCACCATTCGCCGGACAGAAATCGGCTGAACTGGGACTTCGCCCGGCCATGACCCTGAAAGCCACGGTCGCAGGCTGCAAGGAAGTTCCCGCTGGACAGGGGGTTTCCTACGGGTTGCGCTACACAACAACTGAACCCACCACTCTGGCACTGGTGCCGCTCGGATACGCGGACGGTGTGCCCAGGGCGTCCGACGGCGGACCGGTGGCCATCGACGGGAAGCGCTACCAGGTGAGCGGGCGTATTGCGATGGACCAACTGGTGGTCGACCTAAAGACCAACGGCATCGCCGATACGGAAAAGTCCGTTCTTGGGCATGACGCCGTGCTCTTCGGCGGAGGCCCGGATGATCCTGGAGCCGATGACTGGGCAGAGGCCGCCAACACCATCAACTACGAGATTGTGACCCGAATCGGGTCCCGTGTGCCGCGGATCTACGTGGGTGAAACCGAATGA
- the rimI gene encoding ribosomal protein S18-alanine N-acetyltransferase, which translates to MTTRIPRLPYRELPPTVTMRAMTTDDVVPVHVLENQLFPTDAWPLDMFYAELKQQQTRHYVVAEEAGAIIGYAGLMCIPPLGDIQTIAVEPGHEGQGIGSVLLRRLIEEAVSRGADSVLLEVRADNPRAQQLYQYFGFEQIDIRRRYYRGGIDAIIMKLDLLEADHD; encoded by the coding sequence ATGACCACTCGAATCCCCAGACTCCCGTACCGGGAGCTGCCGCCCACGGTGACGATGCGCGCCATGACCACCGACGACGTCGTGCCCGTCCACGTGCTGGAAAACCAGTTGTTCCCCACGGACGCATGGCCGCTGGACATGTTTTATGCAGAGCTCAAACAGCAGCAGACCCGGCACTACGTGGTGGCAGAGGAAGCCGGTGCCATCATCGGGTACGCGGGGCTGATGTGCATCCCGCCGCTGGGAGATATCCAGACCATCGCCGTCGAACCCGGACACGAGGGACAGGGCATCGGGTCCGTTCTGCTGCGCCGCCTCATTGAGGAGGCCGTAAGCAGGGGCGCCGACAGCGTGCTGTTGGAAGTGCGCGCCGATAACCCGCGGGCACAGCAGCTGTACCAGTACTTCGGCTTCGAACAAATCGACATCCGGCGGCGCTACTACCGTGGCGGGATCGACGCCATCATCATGAAGCTGGACCTATTAGAGGCAGATCATGACTGA